One genomic segment of Cololabis saira isolate AMF1-May2022 chromosome 22, fColSai1.1, whole genome shotgun sequence includes these proteins:
- the vill gene encoding villin-1: MMNDNPDAYRKVVRKPGLQIWTINKMEMVPVPSKAFGNFFEGDCYIVLNISQKKGSGESTDIHYWIGNSSSQDEQGSAAIYVTMLDEHLGKSPLQHREVQGHESAQFRSYFKNGLIYKKGGVASGFNQVETNAYDVLRLLHVKGKKHVSAAEVDVSWSSFNNGDIFLLDTGKAIVQWNGPKSNRKEKLKAVLLAQDIRDRERGGRAQIGVIEGGGGEKDSPELLELMTTVLGPKPKQLKDAIPDDKHDQQQSNSVRLYHVYDSSGNLVVQEVATQPLTQDLLRSSDCYILDNKGSSVMVWKGKQASKDERQGALNRALGYIKAKKYPPGTQVDVMAEGGESAMFKHMFKSWTEKGQTKGLGTTHTVGKIAKVEQVKFDVMELHAHPEVAAEQRMVDDGSGEVVVWRIENLELAEVHSSTHGQFYGGDCYLVLYTYQRSNQRQHILYMWQGRHATQDEITACAYQAVGIDNKYNGAPVQVRLVMGKEPRHFLAMFKGKFIVFEGGTGRPGVVNPESSSRLFQVRGTCEFNTKATEVQATASFLNSNDVFLLKTSKVCYLWYGKGCSGDERVMAKEVSDALFRQDKQVVMEGQEPAAFWVALGGKAPYANDRRLQVEEPPHSPRLFECSNQTGVFRMTEVYDFAQNDLDEDDIMLLDTWEELFFWVGKSSNEKEGREAWTSAKEYLRTHPAGRDPDTPVIVVKQGYEPPTFTGWFNAWDPHKWSGGKSYEEMKKNLSDAASISQVTVDLSNVNVNKAPAGRGGGGYRAPGGPMTSPVYRTHGDDMSPRSSAPTSPFNQRTPSSSAGGSGMTLDPELLVSKTPDDLPEGVDPSQREEYLSNGDFEALLGTTRADFQRLPAWRQTALKKKAGLF; encoded by the exons ATGATGAATGACAATCCTGATGCCTATAGGAAAGTCGTGCGAAAGCCAGGCCTGCAGATATGGACCATCAAC AAAATGGAAATGGTTCCCGTTCCATCCAAGGCCTTTGGTAACTTCTTTGAGGGAGACTGTTATATAGTCCTAAAT ATAAGCCAGAAAAAGGGCTCTGGTGAGTCCACTGACATCCACTACTGGATAGGAAACTCCTCCTCTCAGGATGAGCAAGGCTCTGCGGCCATCTACGTCACCATGCTGGACGAGCACCTGGGCAAGAGTCCGCTGCAGCACCGGGAGGTGCAGGGCCACGAATCAGCACAGTTCAGGAGCTACTTTAAAAACGGCCTGAT CTACAAGAAGGGTGGAGTGGCCTCGGGTTTTAACCAGGTTGAAACGAACGCCTACGACGTCCTGCGATTGCTTCACGTCAAAGGGAAGAAGCATGTGTCAGCTGCAGAG GTTGACGTGTCATGGAGCAGCTTTAACAATGGAGATATATTTCTTTTGGACACCGGGAAAGCCATAGTGCAGTGGAACGGCCCAAAGAGCAACAGGAAAGAAAAGCTCAAG GCGGTCCTGTTGGCTCAGGACATCCGGGACCGGGAGCGAGGAGGCCGTGCTCAGATCGGTGTCAtcgagggaggaggaggagagaaggatTCACCAGAGCTGTTGGAACTCATGACAACTGTGCTCGGCCCAAAGCCCAAACAGCTGAAGGATGCCATCCCTGATGACAAGCATGACCAGCAGCAGAGCAACAGCGTCAGACTCTACCA TGTTTATGACAGCAGTGGTAATCTAGTGGTTCAAGAGGTAGCCACTCAGCCTCTGACACAAGACCTGCTGCGCTCCTCG GACTGTTACATTTTGGACAACAAAGGTTCGAGTGTGATGGTTTGGAAAGGCAAACAAGCCTCAAAGGACGAGCGTCAGGGAGCTCTGAACAGAGCTCTG GGTTATATAAAAGCCAAAAAATACCCACCAGGCACCCAGGTGGACGTGATGGCTGAGGGAGGAGAGTCTGCGATGTTCAAGCACATGTTCAAGTCCTGGACAGAGAAGGGACAAACGAAGGGTCTGGGCACCACTCACACCGTTGGGAAGATAG CTAAGGTGGAGCAGGTGAAGTTTGATGTGATGGAGCTTCACGCCCATCCTGAAGTTGCAGCTGAGCAGCGTATGGTGGATGACGGCTCCGGAGAAGTCGTG gTGTGGCGCATTGAAAACTTGGAGCTGGCTGAAGTCCACTCAAGTACACACGGACAGTTCTACGGGGGAGACTGCTACTTGGTGCTGTACACGTATCAAAGGTCAAACCAGCGACAGCACATACTCTACATGTGGCAG GGACGCCATGCCACTCAGGATGAGATAACGGCGTGCGCCTACCAGGCTGTAGGTATTGATAACAAGTACAATGGAGCCCCAGTCCAGGTCAGATTGGTCATGGGAAAGGAGCCCCGCCACTTCCTGGCTATGTTTAAAGGCAAATTCATCGTCTTTGAG GGAGGCACGGGCCGGCCCGGTGTGGTCAACCCTGAGAGCAGCTCTAGACTCTTCCAGGTGAGGGGGACCTGCGAGTTCAACACCAAGGCCACCGAAGTGCAGGCCACCGCATCCTTTCTCAACTCCAATGACGTGTTCTTGTTGAAGACAAGCAAAGTATGCTACCTGTGGTACGGAAAG GGCTGCAGCGGAGATGAGAGGGTGATGGCGAAAGAAGTGTCTGATGCGCTGTTCAGGCAGGACAAGCAGGTGGTGATGGAGGGCCAGGAGCCCGCTGCATTCTGGGTAGCTTTAGGCGGAAAGGCTCCCTATGCCAATGACAGGAG ACTGCAGGTGGAGGAGCCGCCTCACAGTCCCCGGCTGTTCGAGTGCTCCAACCAGACGGGTGTGTTCAGGATGACCGAGGTGTACGACTTTGCCCAGAATGACCTGGACGAAGATGACATCATGCTCCTGGACACTTGGGAGGAG CTTTTCTTTTGGGTGGGAAAATCATCCAACGAGAAAGAGGGCAGAGAGGCGTGGACCAGCGCGAAAGAGTACCTGAGGACACACCCGGCGGGCCGCGACCCCGACACGCCCGTCATCGTCGTCAAACAGGGATACGAGCCCCCCACTTTCACCGGCTGGTTCAACGCGTGGGACCCTCATAAGTGGAGT GGAGGAAAGTCTTACGAGGAGATGAAAAAAAACCTGAGTGATGCTGCATCCATCTCTCAGGTCACTGTA GACCTGAGCAACGTTAACGTGAACAAGGCTCCTGCTGGGAGAGGCGGCGGTGGGTACAGGGCTCCAGGGGGCCCCATGACTTCTCCAGTGTACAGGACTCACGGAGACGATATGTCCCCCCGATCCTCCGCTCCAACCAGCCCGTTCAACCAGAGAACCCCATCCTCCTCCGCCGGGGGCAGTGGGATGACTCTGGATCCTGAGCTCCTCGTCAGCAAGACTCCCGACGATCTCCCAGAGGGAGTGGACCCGAGTCAGCGCGAG GAGTACCTGTCCAACGGGGATTTCGAGGCGCTGCTCGGCACGACCCGTGCAGACTTCCAGCGCCTGCCCGCCTGGCGGCAGACTGCCTTGAAGAAGAAAGCTGGGCTTTTCTGA
- the plcd1a gene encoding 1-phosphatidylinositol 4,5-bisphosphate phosphodiesterase delta-1a isoform X1 — protein sequence MSCLHKSPKRTTSEEQAFQERLEKVAQENGKRLGLEGDADLQFLLVGGELVKIRSNSWKKSRIYRLEEDCRTLWHESKKIFRKTQTLSIDDIDSVRKGRQSEGLKKYTDPSVEEQCFSIIFKGRKKNLDLMAPSVEEATKWFTSLQKMINNMRNLCQQQKSEHWLINCMRKADKNNDNMMTLKELKRFLQQINIEVDDTYAEEIFKKCDTSNSGSLEGSEIKHFYDLLTQREEIDVIYDKYAQTDGEMSGRDLLNFLLNEQREEVTLVEAHKLIEKYEVDGTAKQKKHMTKDGFLMYLQHEDGSILNPAHKNVYQDMSQPLNHYFISSSHNTYLMEDQLKGPSSTEAYIKALMKSCRCVELDCWDGANGEPVIYHGYTLTSKILFKDVIKIIKDYAFKTSDYPVILSLENHCSVDQQKLMAHHLISILGDALVTKPIGDTVPTNFPSPKELKGKFLIKGKRMNKLDAIFTNNNTIEEDTVSEEDEAADCKENDQKAKPKKSKIKLAKALSDIVIYCKSVHFNGFEHARDNLNFYEMSSYKESKALNLAETSATSFIHHNMDKLSRIYPAGSRTDSSNYNPVPMWNVGCQIVALNFQTASKEMQLNQGRFLSNGFCGYVLKPEFQRSLSSQFNPNTLTSGPWLKRKTFHVMVISAQQLPKLNKDKHKSIVDPLVRVEIYGVPADIASNETHYIENNGFNPMWNERFQFTINVPELAMLHFTVEDHDKASQNDLIGQYCLPVTSVQNGYRHVPLLTKRNDVISSAGLFVHLMLVDDQ from the exons ATGTCTTGTTTGCACAAAAGCCCCAAAAGGACAACCTCCGAGGAACAAGCTTTTCAGGAGCGCCTGGAAAAAGTGGCGCAGGAAAATGGAAAGCGTCTAG GCTTGGAGGGGGATGCAGATCTTCAGTTCCTGTTGGTCGGCGGGGAGCTGGTTAAAATTCGTTCAAACTCCTGGAAGAAGAGCCGCATTTACCGACTGGAGGAAGACTGCCGGACCCTGTGGCACGAGTCTAAGAAAATATTCAGAAAAACACAGACAC TCTCCATTGATGACATAGACTCCGTGCGCAAAGGCCGCCAGTCTGAGGGGCTTAAAAAATACACCGACCCCAGCGTTGAAGAGCAGTGCTTCTCCATCATCTTCAAAGGCCGCAAGAAGAATCTTGACCTGATGGCACCGTCTGTGGAAGAGGCAACTAAATGGTTCACCAGTCTTCAGAAGATGATCAACAACATGCGCAACCTCTGCCAGCAGCAGAAGAGTGAACA TTGGCTCATCAACTGCATGAGGAAAGCAGACAAGAACAATGACAACATGATGACCCTGAAGGAGCTGAAGCGCTTTCTGCAACAGATCAACATTGAGGTCGATGACACCTATGCAGAAGAAATTTTTAAG AAATGTGATACATCAAATTCAGGTTCCCTGGAAGGCTCGGAGATCAAGCACTTCTATGACCTGCTGACGCAACGCGAGGAAATTGACGTGATCTATGACAAATACGCTCAAACAGATGGTGAGATGAGCGGCAGAGACTTGCTGAACTTCCTCCTGAACGAGCAAAGGGAGGAGGTGACGCTGGTGGAGGCTCACAAGCTGATCGAGAAATATGAGGTGGATGGAACAG CAAAGCAGAAGAAGCACATGACCAAAGACGGCTTCCTGATGTACCTACAACACGAAGACGGATCCATTCTCAACCCGGCTCACAAAAACGTGTACCAGGACATGAGCCAGCCACTCAACCATTACTTTATCTCATCCTCTCACAACACATACCTGATGGAGGACCAGCTCAAAGGGCCCAGCAGCACAGAGGCTTATATAAA AGCGCTGATGAAGAGTTGCCGCTGCGTGGAGCTCGACTGTTGGGACGGAGCCAATGGAGAGCCAGTTATTTATCATGGCTACACGCTCACATCCAAAATCCTCTTCAAAGATGTCATCAAAATCATCAAAGATTACGCCTTCAAA ACATCTGACTACCCAGTGATCCTCTCCTTGGAGAATCACTGCTCGGTGGACCAACAGAAGCTCATGGCCCATCACCTGATCTCCATCCTGGGAGATGCTTTGGTCACAAAGCCGATTGGTGACACCGTGCCCACCAACTTCCCCTCACCTAAG GAGCTGAAGGGCAAGTTCCTCATCAAGGGAAAACGAATGAACAAACTGGATGCAATCTTCACCAATAACAACACCATAGAGGAAGACACAGTGTCTGAGGAGGACGAGGCTGCAGACTGCAAGGAGAACGATCAAAAAGCAAAACCAAAG AAATCAAAGATCAAACTTGCCAAAGCGCTCTCAGACATTGTCATCTACTGTAAGAGTGTCCACTTTAATGGCTTTGAACATGCCAGAGACAACCTGAACTTCTATGAAATGTCATCCTACAAAGAGAGTAAAGCACTCAACCTTGCTGAGACTTCAG CCACGTCCTTCATCCATCACAACATGGACAAACTCAGCAGGATCTACCCCGCAGGCTCCAGAACAGACTCCTCCAACTACAACCCCGTACCCATGTGGAATGTGGGCTGCCAGATTG TGGCGCTGAACTTCCAAACGGCCTCCAAGGAGATGCAGCTAAACCAGGGACGATTTCTGTCAAATGGCTTTTGTGGGTACGTCCTGAAGCCGGAATTCCAGAGAAGCCTGTCCTCTCAGTTTAACCCCAACACACTCACCAGTGGACCCTGGCTCAAGCGCAAGACCTTCCACGTCATG GTGATCTCGGCTCAGCAGTTACCTAAACTCAACAAGGACAAACACAAGTCCATCGTTGACCCACTGGTCAGAGTGGAGATCTACGGGGTCCCAGCAGACATCGCCAGCAATGAGACGCACTACATCGAGAACAACG GCTTCAACCCGATGTGGAACGAACGCTTCCAGTTCACCATCAACGTCCCAGAGCTGGCAATGTTGCACTTTACAGTGGAGGACCATGACAAAGCATCCCAGAATGATCTCATTGGGCAGTACTGTCTGCCGGTCACCAGCGTTCAGAACG GATATCGCCATGTCCCACTGCTCACCAAGAGAAATGACGTCATCTCCTCTGCTGGACTCTTTGTGCATCTCATGCTCGTGGACGATCAGTAG
- the plcd1a gene encoding 1-phosphatidylinositol 4,5-bisphosphate phosphodiesterase delta-1a isoform X2 — translation MEANGSAERHGLEGDADLQFLLVGGELVKIRSNSWKKSRIYRLEEDCRTLWHESKKIFRKTQTLSIDDIDSVRKGRQSEGLKKYTDPSVEEQCFSIIFKGRKKNLDLMAPSVEEATKWFTSLQKMINNMRNLCQQQKSEHWLINCMRKADKNNDNMMTLKELKRFLQQINIEVDDTYAEEIFKKCDTSNSGSLEGSEIKHFYDLLTQREEIDVIYDKYAQTDGEMSGRDLLNFLLNEQREEVTLVEAHKLIEKYEVDGTAKQKKHMTKDGFLMYLQHEDGSILNPAHKNVYQDMSQPLNHYFISSSHNTYLMEDQLKGPSSTEAYIKALMKSCRCVELDCWDGANGEPVIYHGYTLTSKILFKDVIKIIKDYAFKTSDYPVILSLENHCSVDQQKLMAHHLISILGDALVTKPIGDTVPTNFPSPKELKGKFLIKGKRMNKLDAIFTNNNTIEEDTVSEEDEAADCKENDQKAKPKKSKIKLAKALSDIVIYCKSVHFNGFEHARDNLNFYEMSSYKESKALNLAETSATSFIHHNMDKLSRIYPAGSRTDSSNYNPVPMWNVGCQIVALNFQTASKEMQLNQGRFLSNGFCGYVLKPEFQRSLSSQFNPNTLTSGPWLKRKTFHVMVISAQQLPKLNKDKHKSIVDPLVRVEIYGVPADIASNETHYIENNGFNPMWNERFQFTINVPELAMLHFTVEDHDKASQNDLIGQYCLPVTSVQNGYRHVPLLTKRNDVISSAGLFVHLMLVDDQ, via the exons ATGGAAGCAAATGGTTCAGCAGAGAGACATG GCTTGGAGGGGGATGCAGATCTTCAGTTCCTGTTGGTCGGCGGGGAGCTGGTTAAAATTCGTTCAAACTCCTGGAAGAAGAGCCGCATTTACCGACTGGAGGAAGACTGCCGGACCCTGTGGCACGAGTCTAAGAAAATATTCAGAAAAACACAGACAC TCTCCATTGATGACATAGACTCCGTGCGCAAAGGCCGCCAGTCTGAGGGGCTTAAAAAATACACCGACCCCAGCGTTGAAGAGCAGTGCTTCTCCATCATCTTCAAAGGCCGCAAGAAGAATCTTGACCTGATGGCACCGTCTGTGGAAGAGGCAACTAAATGGTTCACCAGTCTTCAGAAGATGATCAACAACATGCGCAACCTCTGCCAGCAGCAGAAGAGTGAACA TTGGCTCATCAACTGCATGAGGAAAGCAGACAAGAACAATGACAACATGATGACCCTGAAGGAGCTGAAGCGCTTTCTGCAACAGATCAACATTGAGGTCGATGACACCTATGCAGAAGAAATTTTTAAG AAATGTGATACATCAAATTCAGGTTCCCTGGAAGGCTCGGAGATCAAGCACTTCTATGACCTGCTGACGCAACGCGAGGAAATTGACGTGATCTATGACAAATACGCTCAAACAGATGGTGAGATGAGCGGCAGAGACTTGCTGAACTTCCTCCTGAACGAGCAAAGGGAGGAGGTGACGCTGGTGGAGGCTCACAAGCTGATCGAGAAATATGAGGTGGATGGAACAG CAAAGCAGAAGAAGCACATGACCAAAGACGGCTTCCTGATGTACCTACAACACGAAGACGGATCCATTCTCAACCCGGCTCACAAAAACGTGTACCAGGACATGAGCCAGCCACTCAACCATTACTTTATCTCATCCTCTCACAACACATACCTGATGGAGGACCAGCTCAAAGGGCCCAGCAGCACAGAGGCTTATATAAA AGCGCTGATGAAGAGTTGCCGCTGCGTGGAGCTCGACTGTTGGGACGGAGCCAATGGAGAGCCAGTTATTTATCATGGCTACACGCTCACATCCAAAATCCTCTTCAAAGATGTCATCAAAATCATCAAAGATTACGCCTTCAAA ACATCTGACTACCCAGTGATCCTCTCCTTGGAGAATCACTGCTCGGTGGACCAACAGAAGCTCATGGCCCATCACCTGATCTCCATCCTGGGAGATGCTTTGGTCACAAAGCCGATTGGTGACACCGTGCCCACCAACTTCCCCTCACCTAAG GAGCTGAAGGGCAAGTTCCTCATCAAGGGAAAACGAATGAACAAACTGGATGCAATCTTCACCAATAACAACACCATAGAGGAAGACACAGTGTCTGAGGAGGACGAGGCTGCAGACTGCAAGGAGAACGATCAAAAAGCAAAACCAAAG AAATCAAAGATCAAACTTGCCAAAGCGCTCTCAGACATTGTCATCTACTGTAAGAGTGTCCACTTTAATGGCTTTGAACATGCCAGAGACAACCTGAACTTCTATGAAATGTCATCCTACAAAGAGAGTAAAGCACTCAACCTTGCTGAGACTTCAG CCACGTCCTTCATCCATCACAACATGGACAAACTCAGCAGGATCTACCCCGCAGGCTCCAGAACAGACTCCTCCAACTACAACCCCGTACCCATGTGGAATGTGGGCTGCCAGATTG TGGCGCTGAACTTCCAAACGGCCTCCAAGGAGATGCAGCTAAACCAGGGACGATTTCTGTCAAATGGCTTTTGTGGGTACGTCCTGAAGCCGGAATTCCAGAGAAGCCTGTCCTCTCAGTTTAACCCCAACACACTCACCAGTGGACCCTGGCTCAAGCGCAAGACCTTCCACGTCATG GTGATCTCGGCTCAGCAGTTACCTAAACTCAACAAGGACAAACACAAGTCCATCGTTGACCCACTGGTCAGAGTGGAGATCTACGGGGTCCCAGCAGACATCGCCAGCAATGAGACGCACTACATCGAGAACAACG GCTTCAACCCGATGTGGAACGAACGCTTCCAGTTCACCATCAACGTCCCAGAGCTGGCAATGTTGCACTTTACAGTGGAGGACCATGACAAAGCATCCCAGAATGATCTCATTGGGCAGTACTGTCTGCCGGTCACCAGCGTTCAGAACG GATATCGCCATGTCCCACTGCTCACCAAGAGAAATGACGTCATCTCCTCTGCTGGACTCTTTGTGCATCTCATGCTCGTGGACGATCAGTAG